The proteins below are encoded in one region of Streptomyces roseirectus:
- a CDS encoding aromatic amino acid lyase has translation MRTVTVGTGALSFADVVAVTRDGAQVRLGDDALTALDNGDRTAGHTPHDRPARLRTPPLTATGPEADPEIVRGAMLLRLSALATGRTGVRPETARRIAALLSAGITPVVREHDALGCTGGLAPALTGEGEARDASGVLMPAADALAAAGLTPLDLRAHEAAALLDGTPLLDGALTHLVLAVTDLRRLLKTLDVAAAMSVEALLGTDRAYAPDSLAPHPGRAAAGANLVAVLEGSGVLASPQGRTPARDAHSLRRTPQVHGAVRDTVEHAADVAARALATGGPDTPDDPRDRHAEPVGHALGLLALAVADAAAISERRTARFLDAARSNGLPAFLADDPTADSGHMVAQYTQAAIVAELKRLTPPAPTGRGAARELRRAVDGLTRVVAVELLTAARALDLRAPLAPSAATASVVRLLREHGRPGPDRYLAPEIEDTVGLVASGDVLDAVEAVTGALA, from the coding sequence ATGAGGACCGTGACCGTCGGCACCGGCGCGCTCTCCTTCGCCGACGTCGTCGCCGTGACCCGGGACGGCGCCCAGGTCCGCCTCGGCGACGACGCCCTGACCGCGCTGGACAACGGCGACCGCACCGCCGGACACACCCCGCACGACCGGCCCGCCCGCCTGCGCACCCCACCACTGACCGCCACCGGCCCCGAGGCCGACCCCGAGATCGTGCGCGGCGCCATGCTGCTGCGCCTGTCCGCCCTCGCCACCGGCCGCACCGGCGTCCGCCCCGAGACCGCCCGCCGGATCGCCGCCCTCCTCTCCGCAGGCATCACCCCGGTCGTCCGCGAACACGACGCCCTCGGCTGCACGGGCGGCCTCGCCCCCGCCCTCACCGGCGAAGGAGAGGCCCGCGACGCGTCCGGCGTCCTCATGCCCGCCGCCGACGCCCTCGCCGCCGCCGGACTCACCCCCCTCGACCTGCGCGCACACGAAGCCGCCGCCCTCCTCGACGGCACCCCCCTCCTCGACGGTGCCCTCACCCACCTCGTCCTCGCCGTCACCGACCTGCGCCGGCTCCTGAAGACCCTGGACGTCGCCGCCGCCATGTCCGTCGAGGCCCTGCTCGGCACCGACCGCGCGTACGCGCCCGACTCACTCGCCCCGCACCCCGGCCGGGCCGCCGCCGGCGCCAACCTCGTCGCCGTCCTGGAGGGCTCCGGCGTCCTCGCCTCCCCCCAAGGCCGCACCCCCGCCCGGGACGCCCACTCCCTGCGCCGCACACCCCAGGTCCACGGCGCCGTCCGCGACACCGTCGAACACGCCGCCGACGTCGCCGCCCGCGCCCTCGCCACCGGCGGCCCGGACACCCCCGACGACCCACGCGACCGCCACGCCGAGCCCGTCGGCCACGCCCTCGGCCTCCTCGCCCTCGCGGTCGCCGACGCCGCCGCCATCAGCGAACGCCGCACCGCCCGCTTCCTCGACGCCGCCCGCAGCAACGGCCTGCCCGCCTTCCTCGCCGACGACCCCACCGCCGACAGCGGCCACATGGTCGCCCAGTACACGCAGGCCGCGATCGTCGCCGAACTCAAACGGCTCACGCCGCCCGCCCCGACCGGCCGGGGCGCCGCCCGCGAACTGCGCCGCGCCGTCGACGGCCTCACCCGCGTCGTCGCCGTCGAACTCCTCACCGCCGCCCGCGCCCTGGACCTGCGCGCGCCCCTCGCGCCGTCCGCCGCGACCGCGTCCGTCGTCAGACTCCTGCGCGAACACGGCCGGCCAGGACCCGACCGCTACCTCGCGCCCGAGATCGAGGACACTGTCGGCCTCGTCGCCTCCGGGGACGTCCTGGACGCCGTCGAAGCCGTCACCGGGGCGCTCGCCTGA
- a CDS encoding helix-turn-helix domain-containing protein: MSSGNAMVAHNIRLLRERRGLSLAELARQAGLAKQTLSRLEQGTGNPTVDTLFAIAAALGVPVTRLVADHGQTVTVQRGDEVVWQCDAGFESRVLGQVYGSGVVRNYLVRLGRVPGRPGCSSEPHPAGTLEHLYVVSGRVRVGPADSPVTLSAGDSARYPGDRPHVYESLGGESVVHVVLTVPYGGGRR, from the coding sequence GTGTCCTCAGGAAACGCGATGGTGGCGCACAACATCCGGCTGCTCAGGGAGCGGCGCGGCCTCTCCCTGGCCGAACTCGCGCGGCAGGCGGGGCTGGCGAAGCAGACGCTGTCGCGGCTGGAGCAGGGCACCGGGAACCCGACGGTCGACACGCTGTTCGCGATCGCGGCGGCGCTCGGTGTGCCGGTGACGCGGCTGGTCGCCGACCACGGGCAGACGGTCACCGTGCAGCGGGGCGACGAGGTGGTCTGGCAGTGCGACGCGGGCTTCGAGTCCCGTGTCCTGGGCCAGGTGTACGGGTCCGGCGTCGTCCGCAACTACCTGGTGCGCCTCGGCCGCGTCCCGGGCCGCCCCGGCTGCTCCTCCGAGCCGCATCCGGCGGGGACGCTGGAGCACCTGTACGTGGTGAGCGGGCGCGTACGGGTGGGGCCCGCCGACAGCCCGGTGACCCTCTCCGCGGGCGACTCCGCCCGCTACCCGGGCGACCGGCCGCACGTGTACGAGTCACTGGGCGGCGAGAGCGTCGTCCACGTGGTGCTGACCGTCCCGTACGGGGGCGGACGGCGGTAA
- a CDS encoding IclR family transcriptional regulator, whose protein sequence is MPAPATSDSAAPARQTAVDKALVLLKSLAEEDGDIGVSELARRARLTKSTAFRLLGILQRNELVERVGSNYRLGTQLFEMGNRVYGPTPQLLQDRVQPYLADLYELTHETVHLAVLRGTEIVYVNRIQGHRVTRSPSRIGARLPAYCTGVGKALLAFDHDAAEAAVAAGLPARTEYTLTDPGRFHAALGHIRRDGIAYDRQEATLGLTCVAVPVLGPSGRPVAALSVAGSDHRFDPARHAPALRRVAHAASRAITTRPAA, encoded by the coding sequence ATGCCTGCTCCCGCCACTTCCGACAGCGCGGCCCCCGCCCGGCAGACCGCGGTCGACAAGGCGCTGGTCCTCCTCAAGTCCCTCGCCGAGGAGGACGGGGACATCGGTGTCAGCGAACTGGCCCGCCGCGCACGGCTCACCAAGTCGACGGCGTTCCGCCTGCTCGGCATCCTCCAGCGCAACGAACTCGTCGAGCGGGTCGGCAGCAACTACCGGCTGGGCACCCAGCTCTTCGAGATGGGCAACCGCGTCTACGGCCCCACCCCGCAACTGCTCCAGGACCGGGTCCAGCCCTACCTCGCCGACCTGTACGAACTCACCCACGAGACGGTCCACCTCGCGGTGCTGCGCGGCACCGAGATCGTGTACGTCAACCGGATCCAGGGCCACCGCGTCACCCGCTCGCCCTCCCGGATCGGCGCCCGCCTGCCCGCCTACTGCACGGGCGTCGGCAAGGCCCTCCTCGCCTTCGACCACGACGCCGCCGAGGCCGCCGTCGCCGCGGGCCTGCCCGCCCGCACCGAGTACACGCTCACCGACCCCGGCCGCTTCCACGCCGCCCTCGGCCACATCCGCCGCGACGGCATCGCCTACGACCGCCAGGAGGCCACCCTCGGCCTCACCTGCGTCGCCGTCCCCGTCCTCGGCCCCTCAGGACGCCCCGTCGCCGCGCTCTCCGTGGCCGGCTCCGACCACCGCTTCGACCCCGCCCGCCACGCCCCCGCCCTGCGCCGCGTCGCCCACGCGGCCTCCCGCGCCATCACCACCCGCCCGGCCGCCTGA